Sequence from the Mauremys reevesii isolate NIE-2019 linkage group 5, ASM1616193v1, whole genome shotgun sequence genome:
ACCCCGGTACCGCCCGCGCTGGTCTACATCGAGATCCTGGGCAGGTACCGACCCGACCCCCCCGGTACCGACCCAAACCCCCCGGTACCGGACCCCCCCGGTACCGCCCCGCGCTGGTCTACATCGAGATCCTGGGCAGGTACCGACCTAttggccctgcccccagagatCCTACCCCACATCCACTTGAGAGAGCCTTGGTTTGGAGCTGTCTCTGATTAGGGGGATGGGCCTGGCCCCTGGGCAGGAGCTCAGGTCAGAAAGGAGGCGTGTGCCCTGGCAGGGGGGAGAGGTTGCTGACAGGGAGGAATCTActtccttacaggttttttttaaggtcagacttgacaaagccctggctgggatcatttagttgggaattggtcctgctttgagcagggggttggactagatacctcctgaggtcccttccaaccctgatagtctatgattccaccacctccctaggtaacccattccagtgcttcaccaccctcctagtgaaataatgtttcctaatatccaacctaaacctcccccactgcaacttgagaccattgctccttgttctgtcgtcttctaccactgagaacagtctagatccatcctctttggaatccactttcaggtagttgaaagcagctatcaaatcccccctcacgcttctcttctgcagactaaacaatcccagttccctcagcctctcctcgtaaatcatgtgctccagcccactaatcatttttgttgccctggactctctccaatttgtccacatctcttctgtagtggggagaccaaacatccagataaggcctcaccagtgccgaatagaggggaatgatcatgtcccttgatctgctggaaatgcccctacttatacagcccaatatgccattggccttcctggcaaccagggcacactgctgactcctatccaacttctcatccactgtaatccccggacccttttctgcagaactgctgcttagccattcggtccctagtctgtaacagtgaatgggattcttccatcctaagtgcaggactctgcacttgtccttgttgaatttcaccagatttcttttgtcccaatcctctaatttgtctaggtctctctggaccctgtccctaccctccagcatatctgcctctccccccagcttagtgtcatctgcgaacgcTAAGGAAAGGGGCCTGTGCCTTGACTAAAGGGGTTGCAGATAACTGAGGTGGGTGCCTTCCCCCCCGGCGCTGATCCTGGCTCTCCCCACAGCTACCTCTGGCTCTTGTCCTGCAGGCATCCCTTCTCAGGCCGGGAGGTGCCCATCTCCAACGGCTCTGGCTTTGTGGTGTCCCCGGATGGCCTCATCGTGACCAATGCCCACGTGGTGGCGAATCGGCGGCGGGTGCGGGTGAAGCTGGCTAGCGGAGAGCTCTACGATGCCGTGGTCCGTCAGGTTGACCAGGTGGCAGATATTGCCACCATCAAAATCAACCCCAAGGTGTGTGGGGAGCCAGGTGCGCAGCCAGGGGCAAGCAGCCTTTTCTTCTTGGCCTCATCTGTCCAGAGGGCTGGGGCttctcagcctgctgctgctgcaatgctCCTGCGCTGGCTGCCCGCAGGGCATTCCCTGGAGCTGTGCtgacctgtctctctctccccccagcaaCCTCTGCCCACGCTACCTTTGGGCCGCTCCTCAGAGGTGCGTCAAGGTGAGTTTGTTGTGGCTATGGGCAGCCCTTTTGCTCTGCAGAACACCATCACCTCCGGCATCGTCAGCTCTGCCCAGCGTGGCAGCCGGGAGCTGGGCCTGGCCGATTCCAACATGGAGTACATCCAGACTGACGCCGCCATAGATGTAAGGGGagtgtggggcgggggtgggggctggggagggagtggggcctcACTGAAGCCACCATATTGTACATCCAGAAGAATTTTGCTGctgtttggggtggagggggggagccgGGGAAGGGGGCCCGCATGTACGGAAGTTTCGGCGGGTACCTTGTAGGATGAGCTGGAAAGCAGGATGGGGGCGCGAGGCAGGAGATCTGGGTTATTTTCCCCAGGGGCTGTGTTCGCTGCCCGTGTTACTGACCTCCCCAGGTTCTCCGGGGTTTCTCTCTGCCCCGCAGTGGGAATGTCGCTGCTGGGGTCtaactctccccctctctctcctgctgcagtTCGGGAACTCAGGGGGTCCCCTCGTCAACCTGGTAAGTGCTGCCATTTGGGTGTTAGCCATTTCTGGGAGGGAACGTGGTGCCCGTTAGGGCTGGGGCGCCCCAGCCCTATCTCATTTACTCTGTGGAAGGGGGGTGTCCACCTCATGCTGCCAGCAGGGAGGGCAGAGATGGGGCAGCTGGGGCCCTTCGTACTCCACTGGGAGCATTGGCTCAGACCCTTGGTGGGACGGGTGAGGCAGCAGCTTGACCCAGGCTGCTCatctcccaggccctgcccactgcccagggGGCTCTGACCTGAACGGAGCCACACTCCAAGCCTGGGGATAACTGGACTGGGGCCTGGTACTTATAAGGCACAGAGGAAGGGCTGCATGGCCCCCACAGCCAGTGGGACTTGCTCACCCCTGTGAGAGTATCACCACCTGACCCACCCCCAGCCAAGCGTGTGTTGGGAGCAAATTGGTGGAAGCCTGGATGGGCTGGGCTCGAGCCCTGCCGGGCGTCATGTCCCTCTTCTCCTTGCAAGGGGGCaaactggggggcaggagggatggcagtGGGGCAGGCTGGTGCCCTGCTTGGCTTGCATGGTGACGGTCTCCCGGCAGGACGGCGAGGTGATTGGGGTGAACACAATGAAGGTGACTTCGGGTATCTCCTTCGCCATCCCCTCGGACCGGCTGCGGGAATTCTTGCAAAAGGAGGAGCAGCGCAAGAGTGAGTGAGCTGGTGCAGGAGAGATACAGGCAGagggagtggagcagagctggggggcgggggggatagGAGCACCCACTACAGACTCCTTGCTAGGGCTGTCACTCATCTATCCCTGGCAGAGGACTGGGCCTCAACCTCCTCCTGGTACATCAGAGTCCAAGGGAAAAGCCTTGAGGGGCCCTTCCAGGCAGACACACCATCTCTCTGGGCTGGCCCCATCCCCCCTCCACTGCAGGCTGGTTCTCCTCTTCTCAGCTATGGTAGCAGGGGGGCCAGAAGGGATGGAGCCAGGGAGAGGTGCCTGAGCACAGCTGGGTTCTGGAGAAGGGAGCCGGGGCCCATCTGTCTTCTGAGGAAAGGCAGTGCAGTTCTGCTGTTCAGGCTCTAGCAACTGTGCCCCAACTGCAAAGGGGCTCGGGGGCCAGGGAACTCTCCCATCCTGGTCTGAGGGGACTGAGTGGTAAGAGGCCATGAGTGCCTACCTGCTCCCTGGCGCCTATGTGGGGCAATAGGAAAGAGACACTCAGCCCATGCTGTCTGGGTGCAACCCCTCTGAGACTTAACTCACCAgtgaggaggatgttaaacagtgACTGCTGGGGAGAACCTCTTTCAAAGCAGCAGGCTGGATAACTGGCACCCCGGGGCTCCAAAAGGGCTGCTGGGGCCAATAATGAAATGTTGcattcagttctggtgcccacatttTGAACAGGACATCAAAAAATTGGAGCTGGTGCAAAGTAGAGCCACAGATGGTTTGAGAGCTGGAGAACATGCCCTGCAGTGAGAGACGCAGGTTAAACAAACTGAGCTCTTTATAAAGGCAATAAATACAGGTAACCTGATTAGTGGCTAGGCACGTGCACAGGGAGCCAATACCAGGCACTAACCGGCTTTTTAATCTAATAGACGCAGGCGGCAGAATAGGAACcaggggctggaagctgaagccagacaagttcagattaaaaaaaaaacctcccaagggaagcggtggattctccatcacgtgCTGTTTGTAAATCCAGATGCGATGCCTTTCTGGATGCCTTTGTCAAACACAAAGTACAACTGGGCAGGCCTGAAGAATTTgtagagcaactagcaaaagactcaaaaacaaacagcaaaaaatttaagcccattagaagcaggaagtctgccaaacaatcagtggggccactggtcGAGCAAAGTGCtagagcactcaaggacgataaagCCATTGCAGAACAGCTACATGAACTCTTTGCATTGGTCTgcatgtgagggagattccaacatggagccattctttttagatgacaaatctgaggaactgtcccggattgaatcctagaatatcagggttgggagggacctcaggaggtcatctagtccaaccccctgctcaaaaagcaggaccaatccccaaatcgccccctcaaggattgaactctcaaccctgggtttagcaggccaatgctcaaaccactgagctatccctccccaactgAGGTGTCAATAGGAGGTTTTGAAACGAACTGATCAATTAAAcattaataagtcaccaggaccagatgggattcacgcAAGAGTTCTGAATAAATTGAAACACAAAACTGCTAATTGGGGTATCTAACCTATTGCTTATATCAGTTTatgtaccagatgattggaggatTGCCAACGTGAtactaatattttaaaaagtctccagaggcgatcctggaattacaggccggtaagcctaacttcagtaccaggcaaactggttgaaactgtactaaagaacagaattatcggacacagagatgaacacaatttgttggggaaaagtcaccagattttgtaaagggaaatcatgactcaccaatctattagaattttttgaggggtcaacatgtggacaagggtgatccagtagatatagtgtacttggactttcagaaagcctttgacaaggtccctcgccaaaggctcttaagcaaagtaagctgccacgggataggagggaaggtgctctcacagatcagtaactggttaaaagacaggaaacaaacatttatttgttttaaatgaaattaataggcagcaggtttaaaacaaataaaaggaagttcttcacgcagcgcacagtcaacttgtggaactccttgcctgaggaggttgtgaaggctaggactataacaatgtttaaaagggaactggataaattcatggtggctaagtccataaatggctattagccaggatgggtaagaatggtgtccctagcctctgttcgtcagagaatggagatggatggcaggagagagatcacttgatcattgcctgttaggttcactccctctggggcacctggcattggccactgtcgatagacagatactgggctagatggacctttggtctgacccggtacggccgttcttatggcaggaataaatggtcagttttcggaatggagagaggtaattaGTGGTCCCCAGATTCTGTACTGGGACccgtgctattcaacatattcgtaaatgatctggaaaacgggggtgaacagtgaggtggcaaagtttgcagatgatacaaaattttGTATGCTCTGACCCAAGATAGGGCCAGAGCATactgaagagttacaaagttaaaaatctcacaaaactgggtggcaacaaagtggcagattaaattcagtgttgataaatcaAAGTGGTGGTGCAtgttggaaaacatcatcccaactctacctatacaatgatggggtctaaattagctgttaccattcaaaagagatcttgggagtctctgtggataattctctgaaaacatccactcaatgtgcagtggcagtcaaaaaaaaaacaaactaatgctgataggagccattaggaaagggatagataataaaacagaaaatatcatactacCACTATAAAATCCATGGTTTGCCCACAccctgaatactgcatgcagttctggttgccccatctcagaaataatatattagaattggaaaaggtacagagaaggtcagcataggggtatggaacagcttccatatgagagattaaaaagactgtaactgttcatcttagaaaaaagaagattgagagggatgtgacagaggtctataaaatcatgaatggtgcggagaaggtgaataaggaagtgttatttaccccttcacataatgcAAGAACCAGGaatcacccaattaaattaattggcagcaggtttaaaacaaatataaagtaCCTCCTTCACACAGCacatagttaacctgtggaacttgttgccactagattttgtgaaggccaaaagtataacagggttcagaaaagagttaGAAAGTTCCTGGAgggcaggtccatcaatggctattagccaagatggtcagggacgcagccttttgctctgggtgtccctagcctctgactgcctgaagctgggactggatgacaggggatgtcACTTgttaattgccctgttctgtttgttccctttgaagcatctggcaccagtcaGTGTCAGAACCCAGGATACTGAGTTAGGCGGATCGTTGGTCTGGCTCAGTAGCCCTTCATGTGTACAAACTCTTGGGCTCAATGCCGGGGTTACTGACTGAAATtcagtggcctgtgatgtacaagaggtcagactagattgatccgagggtcccttctggccttaaactctgactttGGGTCGCTATCTGCCTATGGGTTGGCAGGGTGCTCTGGGGATCTACTCAGGGCCTGGACCAGAATCTGGGCTGCACCAGTCGGTGTGTGGTGGGTCTGGatggcagagcagctgcagttAGGATGTTGGCAATGATCTGGGGtgtccctgctctcccagcccccagctgctgttTCTCCACATGATACTTGCCCTGTATGGGATGGGTGTGTGGGATGgaactggcaggctgcagcctgggggtggAGCGTGGTTTTCTCCTGGGTAAGTAGGTTGAGGAGTGACCCAGCTGGACTGGCCTTGTGCTTTGGAGGGTGAGGGAGGGTGCTCACACAGGTCCCTTCTTGGGCCTCCTAGACCTGGTTCCCTTTCCTCTTGCAGGCTCCTGGTTTGGCAGCACGGAGATGAAGCGCCGCTACATTGGGGTGATGATGCTAACGCTGACCCCCAGGTATGTGTCCTGAGTCTGAGGCCTTCCAGGGCTTTCTCAGGGGCCAGAGTGTCTCAGGAAAGCAAGATGGAGAAGGGAGCCTgtcacccctcaccccacccccaaaacccaCGCAGAGAATCACTCTGCATTTGGGAAAGCCCGTGTGGGTCCTACCTCACCCCAGGCCAATTAGTTTACTTGTGCTTGCTGGAGTCTAGGGGACCATCCCTAGGGGCAGAGTGCCCAGCCTTCGCTCTGGCAGATGAGTTCCCAGGGAGATTCAGCCTCCCATCACCCTGTTACACCTCCCCAGTATTTGCCATGCCCCAGCCGTCTCTTAGCAGAGCTGGACAGAGAGCTAGTCTCATCTCTGCCCAACACCAGGTGTCTCCAGATTTACTCGGCCACCATGGTCTTGCACAGCAAATAAGGAGAAATTGTGTCATTCTGGAGGAATGCAGATCGTCCATTTGGAGTTGTGGGAAATCGCCAGGCAGCAGTAACAATAGTCAGCTCTTGTGTTCCACGGCAGGTGACCAGGATTCTGCACTCCCCACGCCCTGCTCTACTGCATGCTCTGGGATGCCATAGGCAAGCAGCCCCTGGCAGTGCTCCGAAGGGTGGCGCTGGAATACCTGTGTGCGCCCGCTGAGCCTCGAAGCGTCTAGGCAGGCTGGAGCTTTCAGGCTCAGTTGCATAAGGGACTTTGTGGGTCTCTCGCTGCCTGGCTGGCTCAGTCTGTTAGTGGGGTTAGTAGTGCAGTGGTCCAACAAAACAGTGCCACAGCATGAGCCAGCAGGCGTCTTCCCCCCCGGAGATGGAGACAGGTGCTGTTGCCTTCGCTGTGAGTTTACGCTCGGCTCTTGAGTCCTGCTTCCAGATAGGCCTGAGGATCCTGCTTGGTGCCCTTGGTCTTTTTCATCCCTTCTTGGGGTGCTGGAAGAGGGGATGCCACTTGCGTCTCCTTGAATCGGGGTTAATGGTGGTGGTTGATTTCTTAAACTGCATCTCGGTGTCCAGGAGATGGCGCCGGTGTGCTGGCGAGTCTGCTTTCCCTTGCGGGAGCCGGGCTGAAtcctggaggggggcaggagacAGTGGCCCAGCTCAGCGTTAGAGTAGCACTTGCTGAGCAGTAACGAGTGTGGCAGAGCTAGAACCTGCCTGCTGCCAGGTCAGGAGGGGACTTCCCTGGGGCAGGTTAACCTGGCCTCCCTATGGCAGGGCGGCGGCGGCTCCTGCTggctgttcttcttcgagtgattgctcctatgcattccagttaggtgtgcgcgccgcgcgtgcacggctctccggaacatttttaccctagcaactccggcgggccggctgggcgtcccctggagtggcgccgctatggcgcctgttatataccccagctggcccgtccgctcctcagttccttcttaccgcccgtgacggccagttggaacagtggagtgctctctcacctccacagccctagcgtttctccgtatcttagtgtatatagttgtctcACTTAGTTTAATAGTTaagattagttgaataagttagTTGTTATAGTTGTATCTAGTTGTGAtagtagggaattagaggggttagcccctcttcttccacaaccggtgcgggctcatgcccaaggcaccgggctttaagccctgtacggcttgccagcggcctatgccCATCGGCGACCCGCACGATTCCTGCCTGTGCTGCCTCGGGGAATCGCACAGGACTGATAAGTGCCCGATTTGCACGGCATTCAAGCCGCGCACAAGAAAGGAGCGAGACTCGCGACTTAAACAACTCCTTACGGAGGCGGCACTTCAGCCCCCCGCTCCGTCCCCGGCACCGCCAAAACCatcctcggcgcgcagcgcaccagcggcaccgagcCGTCCCGGTACCGAGGCTCCTAAAGGGACGCAGACGGCAccgaagtcccggcaccgttccctctccccccagaggaaGCGGAAGACGGCGCACCCGGCTccaaaacctgcagctttgggacagtttacccagccacctccggcaccggctgtggtagtgcacaagccgtgcacggttccTCTGACTCCGACACCGCAAGCGCCGTCGAGTtcggtacctccctgctccccggcgcTGGCCGCAGTAGAGCTGCATCTCCCGTCCACCCCTGAAATGTTTGTGACGGCGAGAGAGCTTattcagctcgtagaggcaccgagcctccggcccccagcaccgccggtgcgggctgttcaatCGTTGGGCAAGCCTGCAATGATGCGGCCCCAGACCCCTGACGGAAGAGAGGGGCGACGCTCCAAGCCTCGGACGCGGTCCCGGTCCAGGCAACGGTCGCCGTCACGCCGGtcccgatcccggcaccgatcccaGTCTCGGTACCGCACCCCatcccggcaccggtcgcagtcccggtaccgctcagtcTCGCGGTACCGGTCacactcccggcaccgctcacggtCCCGGTCACCGGACCGCCAGTACTGTCGGAGATCCAGTTCCCGGTACCGATCTCGACGTCGCGACTCCCGCAGCCGCTCTCGCCACCGGCGATCAAGGTCACGCTCTGGCTCCCGGTACCGAAGTGACCGACGGTCCAGATCACTGTCCTGGCACCATGACGGCCGGCACCgctcctcggcaccgtccggggatAAGCTGCCTCATTCAGCGGCGCACTCCATCAGCGCCTCTGCACCCCCGTGGCCTTCGCGTCAGCCATCGGTCGTCTCCCAGGCGGACAGCGAGACAGATCTCCGGGCTCCCACCCACAGCCAACATCTTGGACGCCAGCAGTGGGGtttctgggtcccctgggccggCTATGAGTCCCAAGGGCTCCCCTTGTCCCAGCGCCCAGTGGGTGCTGAACGCAGGATACCGGAAGCCACGGTGAGCCGCCCTCCCCCAACACCACTGGGGGAGACCCTACCGTCGTCGGACCCCGCAGGGCTTCCGTCAACCTCGCAAGCCCCTGAGCAGCCTCCGGCAGAGGTGGTGGTACAGACTCTGTCTTCATCCTCCTCTccggatgaggcagtggcggCGCTGCTACGGTGGACCCTCCCCCGATCgacctgcgggcccaccaggaccttctccgcAGGGTGGCAAAGGCCATTGACCTTCCGGTGGCGGAGGTCCCGGAAGATGAAgacccggtgaccaacgtcaTCGGCGCGGAGGCCCCGACGCAGGTGGCCCTGCCTTTTATTAAAACAATCCAGAAAAATGCCACGaccatctggcagtcgccggcgtCCGTCCCCCCTACGGCAAGGGACGTGGAATGTAAATACTCGGTCCCCCCCACGGGATACGAGTATCTGTACACTCACCCCGCTCCGGACTCACTGGTCGTCCAGTCCGTTAACGACCGTGAGCGGCAtggacagccagccccagcgcccAAGTCGAAGGACGCCAGGCGCATGGACTTGTTGGGCCGCAAGGTGTATTCGGCGGGGGGTCTTCAGCTGCGCATTGCAAACCAGCTGGCCCTATTAGCCCGGTACGCCTTCGACATTTTTGTGTCCCTCACGAAATACACGGAACTCATCCCGGCGGATTCCCGACGAGAGTTTTTGGCTCTGGTCGAAGAGGGCAGGACAGCCTCCCGCTCGTCCATCCAGGCTGCCCTGGATTCGGCGGACTCAGgggccagaaccctggcctctggTGTAACtatgcggcgcatctcctggctgcagtcctccaccttgccgccggaaGTGCAGTATACcctccaggacctgccctttgagacTCACGGCCTGTTCTCAGAGAAAACAGACTCGAGGatacagaccctgaaggacggtcgtgTAGCTATccgcactctgggtatgcacacgccAGCTACCCAGAGGCGCTCCTTCCACCAACAGCAGCCCTTCTGgccttttacccaggccaggtcaaggcctTATAATAGTCGGCGCAACAGCCTCAACCGCCCTAGACCTTCAGGCAGCAGGCGCAACCAGGCGCAACCAAGGGCCCAAACAGcaattttgatgggacgcccgaggatggCTCATCAGTCTATTCCCAGGATCCAACCCctttattttgcaaccgcctttcccgctttctcccggcgtgg
This genomic interval carries:
- the HTRA2 gene encoding serine protease HTRA2, mitochondrial isoform X1, whose protein sequence is MPWSVRLTRWQILPPSKSTPRCVGSQQPLPTLPLGRSSEVRQGEFVVAMGSPFALQNTITSGIVSSAQRGSRELGLADSNMEYIQTDAAIDFGNSGGPLVNLDGEVIGVNTMKVTSGISFAIPSDRLREFLQKEEQRKSSWFGSTEMKRRYIGVMMLTLTPSILAELKLRDSSFPDVSYGVLIHKVIIGSPAHQAGLKAGDVVKEINGQAVRRAEDIYEAVRTQNSLALLVRRGHDTLLVNVSPEVTE
- the HTRA2 gene encoding serine protease HTRA2, mitochondrial isoform X2, which gives rise to MGSPFALQNTITSGIVSSAQRGSRELGLADSNMEYIQTDAAIDFGNSGGPLVNLDGEVIGVNTMKVTSGISFAIPSDRLREFLQKEEQRKSSWFGSTEMKRRYIGVMMLTLTPSILAELKLRDSSFPDVSYGVLIHKVIIGSPAHQAGLKAGDVVKEINGQAVRRAEDIYEAVRTQNSLALLVRRGHDTLLVNVSPEVTE